From the genome of Paracoccus seriniphilus, one region includes:
- a CDS encoding TetR/AcrR family transcriptional regulator gives MAMTIDKKLGADFGNMKGDDMSNRRQGLAGVGLHGRTIATLLDVLESSQTTLPQIEDLSEILGVSAQDLRKIFPDEHSVLVAAAEQALVRLMDACVKAVVKVDPQDSVAQFLALGEAYIEWADMHRAQFRLLSDDRMLNLLNVPSLRRYATSLDELMGRMLERARDAGHLAEDENIRLMVLSSRSFAYGLARMVVDQRMSEWYPDTPQVEAAKIALHDFVRRIARGSTRKPN, from the coding sequence ATGGCGATGACCATCGACAAGAAGCTCGGCGCCGATTTCGGCAACATGAAAGGCGATGACATGAGCAACAGACGGCAAGGTCTTGCGGGTGTCGGCCTGCATGGCCGCACGATCGCAACGTTGCTTGATGTGCTGGAAAGTTCTCAGACGACATTGCCTCAGATCGAGGATCTTTCCGAGATCCTGGGGGTTTCGGCACAGGATCTGCGCAAGATATTCCCGGATGAGCATTCCGTTCTTGTGGCGGCCGCGGAACAGGCGCTGGTTCGCTTGATGGATGCCTGCGTCAAGGCCGTGGTCAAGGTCGACCCGCAGGACTCGGTCGCACAGTTTCTTGCCCTGGGCGAAGCCTATATCGAATGGGCCGACATGCATCGCGCGCAGTTCCGGCTGTTGTCGGATGACCGCATGCTGAACCTGCTGAACGTTCCGTCACTGCGCCGATATGCGACCTCGCTGGACGAATTGATGGGGCGTATGCTGGAACGGGCCCGCGATGCCGGCCATCTTGCCGAAGATGAGAATATCCGGCTGATGGTTCTGTCCAGCCGCTCATTTGCTTATGGGCTGGCGCGCATGGTCGTCGATCAGCGCATGTCCGAATGGTATCCCGACACGCCACAGGTCGAGGCGGCAAAGATCGCGCTTCATGATTTCGTCAGGCGTATCGCCCGCGGCTCTACGCGCAAGCCGAACTGA
- the typA gene encoding translational GTPase TypA, with amino-acid sequence MDIRNIAIIAHVDHGKTTLVDQLLKQSGSFRENQAVAERAMDSNDIERERGITILAKATSVEWKGTRINIVDTPGHADFGGEVERILSMVDGVCLLVDAAEGPMPQTKFVTSKALALGLRPIVVLNKVDKPAAEPDHALNDVFDLFANLGASDEQLDFPHLYASGIGGWCDETLDGPRKDMTALFDQILKHVQPPKQVEHADEPFKMLATTLGADNFLGRLLTGRVEAGRAKAGDTIKALSRDGDRIEQFRISKVLAFRGLTQTPIDEAVAGDIVTLAGMSKATVADTLCALDVETALPAQPIDPPTISVTFGINDSPLAGKDGKKVQSRVIRERLMREAEVNVAIRVEDTPGGEAFVVSGRGELQMGVLIENMRREGYELSISRPRVIFREEDGVRMEPIEEVIIDVDDDYTGAVIEKLTGDRKGEMVDMRPAGVGKTRIVAHVPSRGLIGYHGEFMTDTRGNGVLNRIFHGWAPYKGPIQGRRQGVLISMEDGVSVAYALWNLEDRGKMFIGSQEQLYQGMIIGEHSRDNDLEVNPLKGKKLTNVRASGTDEAVRLTPPVRMSLEEAIAYINDDELVEVTPKNIRLRKRHLDPHERKRQARAEA; translated from the coding sequence ATGGATATCCGCAACATCGCCATTATTGCACACGTTGACCACGGCAAGACGACGCTGGTCGACCAGTTGCTGAAGCAATCCGGTTCTTTCCGCGAAAATCAGGCCGTCGCCGAACGCGCGATGGACAGCAACGACATCGAACGTGAGCGTGGCATCACCATTCTGGCCAAGGCAACCTCGGTCGAATGGAAAGGCACGCGCATCAATATCGTCGACACCCCGGGCCACGCCGATTTCGGCGGTGAGGTCGAACGGATCCTGTCGATGGTCGATGGCGTCTGTCTGCTGGTTGATGCCGCAGAAGGACCGATGCCCCAGACGAAATTCGTGACCTCGAAGGCCCTGGCCCTCGGTTTGCGCCCGATCGTCGTTCTGAACAAGGTGGACAAGCCCGCCGCAGAACCCGATCACGCGCTGAACGATGTGTTCGATCTTTTCGCCAATCTGGGCGCCAGTGACGAGCAACTCGACTTTCCGCATCTGTATGCCTCGGGCATCGGGGGATGGTGTGACGAAACGCTGGACGGTCCGCGCAAGGACATGACTGCGCTGTTCGATCAGATCCTGAAACATGTTCAGCCGCCCAAACAGGTCGAACATGCCGATGAACCCTTCAAGATGCTGGCCACCACCCTGGGGGCCGACAACTTTCTTGGCCGCCTGCTGACCGGTCGGGTCGAAGCAGGACGCGCCAAGGCGGGCGACACGATCAAGGCGTTGTCGCGCGACGGCGACCGGATCGAGCAATTCCGCATCAGCAAGGTTCTGGCGTTCCGCGGATTGACCCAGACCCCGATCGACGAGGCTGTTGCCGGTGACATCGTCACGCTTGCCGGCATGTCCAAGGCGACGGTGGCGGATACGCTCTGCGCGCTCGACGTCGAGACCGCCCTGCCCGCACAACCGATTGATCCGCCCACCATCAGCGTGACCTTCGGCATCAATGACAGCCCGCTGGCCGGCAAGGACGGCAAGAAGGTCCAGTCGCGCGTCATCCGCGAACGCCTGATGCGCGAAGCCGAGGTGAATGTCGCCATCCGGGTCGAAGACACTCCCGGCGGCGAGGCTTTCGTGGTCTCGGGTCGCGGGGAATTGCAGATGGGCGTTCTGATCGAGAACATGCGCCGCGAAGGCTATGAACTGTCGATCAGCCGTCCGCGCGTGATCTTCCGCGAAGAAGATGGCGTCCGCATGGAGCCGATCGAAGAGGTCATCATCGATGTCGATGACGACTATACCGGCGCAGTGATCGAAAAGCTGACTGGCGACCGCAAGGGCGAAATGGTCGACATGCGTCCCGCGGGCGTCGGCAAGACGCGGATCGTGGCACATGTGCCGTCGCGCGGCCTGATCGGCTATCATGGCGAATTCATGACCGACACGCGCGGCAATGGCGTTCTGAACCGTATCTTCCATGGATGGGCACCCTACAAGGGTCCGATCCAAGGGCGTCGTCAGGGCGTGCTGATCAGCATGGAAGATGGTGTCAGCGTTGCCTATGCGCTTTGGAACCTGGAAGATCGCGGCAAGATGTTCATCGGCTCGCAAGAGCAGCTGTATCAGGGCATGATCATCGGCGAACACAGCCGTGACAATGACCTGGAGGTGAACCCGCTCAAGGGCAAGAAACTGACCAACGTCCGCGCCTCGGGCACGGATGAGGCGGTCCGGCTGACGCCCCCGGTTCGGATGTCGCTGGAAGAGGCAATCGCCTATATCAATGATGATGAACTGGTTGAAGTCACGCCCAAGAACATCCGGTTGAGAAAGCGCCATCTCGACCCGCATGAACGCAAGCGTCAGGCCCGCGCCGAGGCCTGA
- a CDS encoding hydroxypyruvate isomerase family protein — protein MPRFAANLSLMFTELPIHDRFAAAADAGFKGVELLFPYDVATDTLSRAARAAGLKIVLLNTPPPNWSGGPRGFAAVPGLEARFQSDFKRALRFAQDLQARHINIMAGESSGDEARRVFLRNLIWAAQYAPEVSLTIEPVSPALHPENFLTSYDQAAALIAEIDAPNLGLQLDSFHARMMSKDVAATFRTHQAMIRHVQIAGHPGRQEPSDKDFDLHGFLVMLDDLDYRGYVGAEYEPHGLTRAGLGWLHQALMVKDGTRSA, from the coding sequence ATGCCACGTTTTGCTGCGAATCTGTCGCTGATGTTTACCGAACTGCCCATCCACGACCGCTTTGCCGCGGCCGCAGATGCGGGTTTCAAGGGTGTCGAGCTTCTGTTTCCCTATGATGTCGCAACCGACACCCTTTCGCGCGCAGCGCGCGCGGCCGGTCTGAAGATCGTCCTGCTGAACACGCCACCCCCGAACTGGTCCGGGGGGCCGCGTGGTTTTGCCGCCGTGCCGGGGCTGGAAGCGCGTTTCCAAAGCGACTTCAAACGCGCCTTGCGATTCGCACAGGACCTGCAGGCGCGCCACATCAATATCATGGCAGGCGAATCCTCGGGCGATGAAGCCCGCAGGGTCTTTCTTCGGAATCTGATATGGGCGGCGCAATACGCCCCCGAGGTCAGCCTGACCATCGAGCCGGTCAGCCCGGCCCTGCATCCCGAGAACTTCCTGACCAGCTATGATCAGGCGGCGGCGTTGATCGCCGAAATCGACGCGCCAAACCTGGGGCTGCAACTGGACAGTTTTCACGCCCGGATGATGTCGAAAGATGTCGCGGCCACATTCAGAACCCATCAGGCCATGATCCGCCATGTTCAGATCGCGGGCCATCCCGGACGTCAGGAACCGTCCGACAAAGACTTTGATCTGCATGGCTTTCTGGTCATGCTGGATGATCTGGACTATCGCGGCTATGTCGGGGCCGAATACGAACCCCATGGCCTGACCCGCGCCGGACTGGGTTGGCTGCATCAGGCATTGATGGTGAAGGATGGAACCCGATCCGCCTGA
- a CDS encoding DUF1285 domain-containing protein encodes MPDQSDKSVSAEGIAAAASKAAAKGGLPPVHLWNPPFCGDLDMEIRADGTWFHEGTPIGRPAMVRLFSTILKREGDDYFLVTPVEKVGIRVQDAPFIATDADITADRIVFTTNVGDSVVADADHPIILRGDSSAPRPYVHVRAGLEALIDRKTFYRLAAAADTGPDGRAGVRSCGQFFPLEN; translated from the coding sequence ATGCCGGATCAGAGTGACAAAAGCGTGAGCGCAGAAGGAATTGCCGCAGCCGCCAGCAAGGCCGCTGCAAAGGGCGGCTTGCCGCCGGTGCATTTGTGGAACCCGCCGTTTTGTGGCGATCTGGATATGGAGATCCGCGCCGATGGCACCTGGTTTCACGAGGGAACGCCCATTGGCCGCCCCGCCATGGTGCGGCTGTTTTCGACCATTCTGAAACGCGAAGGTGATGACTACTTCCTGGTCACACCGGTCGAAAAGGTCGGAATTCGCGTGCAGGACGCGCCCTTCATCGCCACGGATGCCGATATCACCGCCGATCGCATCGTCTTTACCACCAATGTCGGCGACAGCGTCGTGGCGGATGCCGATCATCCGATCATCCTGCGCGGTGACAGCAGCGCCCCCCGGCCCTATGTCCATGTCCGTGCCGGGCTGGAGGCGCTGATCGACCGCAAGACCTTCTACCGGTTGGCTGCGGCCGCGGATACCGGCCCGGATGGTCGCGCTGGCGTGCGCTCCTGCGGGCAGTTCTTTCCTCTGGAGAACTGA
- a CDS encoding AAA family ATPase has protein sequence MSADEILVGQVQALAERLNAVRTSVEQKFVGQHDVVEQVLAAVLAGGHVLLVGQPGLGKTMLVDTLARALGLDSQRIQFTPDLMPADILGSEVLDAMPDGTRSFRFIEGPVFTQLLMADEINRASPRTQSALLQAMQEHEVTVSGQHRPLGRPFHVLATQNPIEQEGTYPLPEAQLDRFLLQLDVDYPSRATERDILLATTGIEEGTADQSFDSESLIAAQRLIRQMPVGETVLEAILDLVRTCRPGSEDAASFVTDSLIWGPGPRAAQALMLVTRARAVLQGRFAPTIEDVQAMAAPVLRHRMALTFAARARGETVNEVISQVIESCLNGQRAA, from the coding sequence ATGAGTGCGGATGAAATTCTCGTCGGGCAGGTGCAGGCATTGGCCGAGCGACTGAACGCCGTGCGCACCAGCGTCGAACAGAAATTCGTGGGCCAGCATGATGTGGTCGAGCAGGTTCTGGCGGCGGTTCTGGCGGGCGGGCATGTCCTGCTTGTGGGACAGCCCGGACTGGGCAAGACGATGCTGGTGGATACGCTGGCCAGGGCGCTGGGGCTGGACAGCCAGCGGATCCAGTTCACCCCCGATCTGATGCCCGCGGATATTCTGGGCTCGGAAGTGCTGGACGCGATGCCCGACGGTACCCGCAGCTTCCGCTTTATCGAAGGTCCGGTCTTTACCCAGTTGCTGATGGCGGATGAGATCAACCGCGCCTCGCCACGCACGCAATCGGCGCTGTTGCAGGCCATGCAGGAACACGAGGTCACCGTCAGTGGCCAGCATCGCCCCCTGGGTCGCCCTTTTCATGTTCTGGCGACGCAGAACCCGATCGAGCAAGAGGGCACCTATCCCTTGCCCGAGGCCCAGTTGGACCGGTTCCTGTTGCAGCTGGATGTCGACTATCCCAGCCGCGCGACAGAACGCGATATTCTGCTGGCCACCACCGGCATTGAAGAAGGGACCGCAGATCAAAGCTTTGATAGCGAATCGCTGATCGCCGCGCAGCGGTTGATACGGCAGATGCCGGTCGGTGAAACCGTGCTGGAGGCGATTCTTGATCTGGTCCGGACCTGCCGTCCGGGTTCCGAAGATGCGGCCTCATTCGTGACCGATTCGCTGATCTGGGGGCCGGGGCCGCGTGCGGCGCAGGCGCTGATGCTGGTGACGCGCGCGCGCGCCGTGCTGCAGGGGCGATTTGCTCCGACGATCGAGGATGTGCAGGCCATGGCCGCGCCGGTTCTGCGCCATCGGATGGCCCTGACCTTCGCGGCGCGTGCAAGGGGCGAAACCGTGAACGAGGTGATCTCGCAGGTCATCGAGTCTTGCCTGAACGGGCAACGTGCTGCGTGA
- a CDS encoding DUF58 domain-containing protein, translating into MLREADVTATTAHLRAGAEAASADLPGLILSAERLAAMVAPGAHGLRRAGMGEDFWQYRPAGIGDSARAIDWRRSARSDAQFVRDREAQSAQTARLWVSSGQGMSYSGSELRPTKLARARVLALALAMVLLRGGEKVGLLGHPARLGRAQSGPLAEQLLRRPMATGDGDAPKADELRPNQRLVILSDFLTDIDWVAPFLARAAALGVSGVLLQVLDPDEETFPFDGAVTFRSPSGGLRHDSHDAAGLREAYLMRLAERRDRLRRAAETAGWYFTCHSTDQAPAHALGWLYQTLGR; encoded by the coding sequence GTGCTGCGTGAGGCTGATGTGACCGCGACCACCGCCCATCTTCGCGCCGGTGCCGAAGCGGCCAGCGCCGATCTGCCCGGGCTGATCCTTTCGGCCGAGCGCCTGGCCGCCATGGTTGCGCCGGGCGCGCATGGATTGCGCCGCGCGGGCATGGGCGAGGATTTCTGGCAATACCGGCCAGCGGGAATCGGGGATAGTGCCCGCGCCATCGACTGGCGCAGATCGGCCCGTTCCGATGCCCAATTCGTGCGCGACCGCGAGGCGCAATCGGCCCAGACGGCGCGGCTGTGGGTCTCTTCGGGACAGGGGATGTCCTACAGCGGTTCCGAATTGCGGCCGACGAAACTTGCAAGGGCACGGGTGCTTGCGCTGGCGCTGGCCATGGTGCTGTTGCGCGGCGGTGAAAAGGTTGGCCTGCTGGGGCATCCGGCACGTCTGGGTCGGGCGCAATCCGGACCACTGGCCGAGCAATTGCTGCGCAGGCCCATGGCCACAGGTGACGGCGATGCCCCCAAAGCGGATGAGTTGCGTCCCAATCAACGGCTGGTCATCCTCTCGGACTTCCTGACCGATATCGACTGGGTCGCCCCGTTTCTTGCCCGTGCCGCTGCTCTGGGCGTTTCGGGTGTCCTGTTGCAGGTTCTGGATCCTGACGAAGAGACATTCCCCTTTGATGGCGCGGTCACTTTCAGATCGCCAAGTGGTGGTTTGCGCCATGACAGCCATGATGCCGCCGGTTTGCGCGAGGCCTATCTGATGCGCCTTGCCGAGCGCCGCGACAGGCTGCGCCGCGCCGCCGAAACCGCCGGTTGGTATTTCACCTGTCACTCTACCGATCAGGCCCCCGCCCATGCCCTGGGATGGCTGTATCAGACTTTGGGGCGTTGA
- a CDS encoding DUF4159 domain-containing protein, with protein sequence MLVLGPIGFAAPWVLTALIALPALWLILRAMPPAPRRVLFPGVALLLGLADRSPVARRTPWWLLLLRLLAVAAVILGCAGPVWRPVAQAELDGPLLVVMDAGWAAAPDWSKRLARAERALKEADTQGRPAALLLADGRAEPAPLSFTTGERLLARLRAAQPVSWPSTLPEDPQDALSNQPDGRLTSLWISDGLDHPGRDLWRAELAARGLLRVHVPSRRLLSLELNDSDEPALLLHGATQGNRPAILAIGPDPQGIERELSRLATDGATVGAREDALVVPVTMPPELRNRVRRFQIEGQSHAGAVLLADDRVRRRKVGLVGDADNQAEGQQLLSPLYYLRRALAPSADLTEGGLGDVLDSAPDVVIVADQVDMADADELADWVRAGGMLIRFAGPRMAAYQDLTSEPLLPVMLRQGGRDIGGALSWGDPRGLLPFAADGIFSGLNAPPDVAVRAQLMAQPSPELSERTIAALSDNTPLVTRQRFGQGQVVLFHVTANPDWSNLPLSGVFVEMLERLVATAKVSARGPDSSDRAQPFWTPEIVLDGFGRSGAPDGLSPLPAEELDDGPGPGRPAGIYAAGERRIALNAGGPVTTATWDNAVIEQETQNAGLALRGYLLALAAMLLALDALGSAAILRGGRVLGAILLCLLCLPSPQAQAQDSSFLDPELIRAADEVALAYVLTGDAEVDRTSREGLQGLSFALRQRTSVEPGEPIGVDLDTDDLSMLTFLYWPVTDSQPAPSPLAYLRLNHFLRSGGMVLFDTNDGDVAGLGGPDMSQDLRRLAAPLEVPPLAPIPEDHVLTRTFYLLDDFPGRWSGNPVWVEAPPAAGQGDVTSGFRQLNDGVSPVVIGANGWAQAWAIDEGGYPRFPIRGGWEGERQREMAFRFGINLIMYVLTGNYKSDQVHVPELLNRLRIEEGGRP encoded by the coding sequence ATGCTGGTTCTTGGTCCCATCGGATTTGCGGCGCCCTGGGTTCTGACGGCGCTGATCGCGCTGCCTGCACTGTGGCTGATCCTTCGCGCCATGCCGCCTGCGCCGCGCCGGGTCCTGTTCCCCGGGGTCGCGCTGCTGCTTGGGCTGGCCGATCGCTCTCCGGTTGCGCGAAGAACGCCCTGGTGGTTGTTGCTTCTGCGCCTGCTGGCGGTTGCAGCGGTGATCCTTGGCTGTGCCGGTCCGGTCTGGCGTCCTGTGGCCCAGGCAGAGCTGGATGGCCCGTTGCTGGTGGTCATGGACGCCGGTTGGGCCGCAGCGCCAGATTGGTCGAAACGATTGGCCCGCGCCGAAAGAGCCCTGAAGGAGGCCGACACGCAGGGCCGACCCGCGGCCTTGCTGCTGGCGGATGGGCGGGCAGAACCGGCGCCGCTGAGCTTTACCACCGGCGAGAGGTTGCTGGCGCGATTGCGGGCGGCGCAGCCGGTTTCCTGGCCCTCGACCTTGCCCGAGGATCCTCAGGATGCATTGAGCAATCAGCCTGATGGCAGGCTGACCAGCCTGTGGATCTCGGATGGGCTGGATCACCCCGGTCGCGATCTCTGGCGGGCCGAACTGGCAGCGCGTGGCCTGTTGCGGGTCCATGTGCCCTCGCGACGGCTGCTCAGCCTTGAATTGAACGATTCAGACGAACCCGCGCTGTTGCTGCATGGCGCCACCCAGGGCAATCGCCCGGCAATTCTGGCCATCGGTCCCGATCCACAGGGGATCGAACGTGAATTGTCCCGTCTGGCCACCGATGGCGCGACCGTGGGGGCACGCGAAGATGCCTTGGTGGTGCCCGTGACCATGCCGCCAGAGTTGCGCAACCGCGTCCGGCGGTTCCAGATCGAAGGTCAATCCCATGCCGGAGCGGTCCTGCTGGCCGATGATCGGGTGCGCAGGCGCAAGGTCGGCCTGGTCGGAGATGCCGACAATCAGGCCGAGGGCCAGCAATTGCTGTCGCCGCTGTATTACCTGCGTCGCGCGCTGGCCCCTTCGGCCGATCTGACCGAAGGCGGGCTGGGCGATGTGCTGGATTCTGCCCCTGATGTGGTGATTGTCGCCGATCAGGTCGATATGGCCGATGCCGATGAACTGGCCGATTGGGTGAGGGCGGGCGGCATGCTGATCCGCTTTGCCGGTCCGCGCATGGCCGCCTATCAGGATCTGACCTCCGAGCCATTGCTGCCAGTCATGCTGCGTCAGGGCGGGCGCGATATCGGTGGCGCGCTGAGCTGGGGCGATCCGCGCGGGCTGCTGCCATTTGCTGCGGACGGGATTTTTTCCGGGTTGAACGCGCCCCCTGATGTCGCGGTGCGCGCGCAGCTGATGGCCCAGCCCTCGCCTGAACTGTCCGAGCGCACGATTGCCGCGCTGTCTGACAACACGCCCCTGGTGACACGGCAGCGATTTGGACAGGGCCAGGTGGTGCTGTTCCATGTCACGGCCAATCCGGACTGGTCCAATCTGCCGTTGTCTGGCGTTTTCGTCGAAATGCTGGAGCGGCTGGTCGCCACGGCAAAGGTCAGCGCCAGAGGACCGGACAGCAGCGATCGCGCACAGCCTTTCTGGACGCCCGAGATCGTGCTGGACGGCTTTGGCCGCAGCGGCGCGCCGGATGGCCTGTCCCCGCTTCCCGCAGAGGAACTGGACGACGGACCGGGCCCCGGACGGCCCGCGGGGATCTATGCCGCCGGTGAACGCCGCATCGCCCTGAATGCCGGTGGTCCGGTCACGACCGCGACCTGGGACAATGCCGTCATCGAGCAAGAGACGCAGAATGCCGGCCTCGCCCTGCGTGGTTATCTGCTGGCTTTGGCGGCCATGCTGCTGGCGCTGGATGCTCTGGGATCGGCGGCCATCCTGCGCGGCGGCAGAGTGCTGGGCGCGATCCTGTTGTGCCTGTTGTGCCTGCCGTCCCCGCAGGCACAGGCGCAGGACAGCAGCTTTCTTGACCCCGAGTTGATCCGTGCCGCCGACGAAGTTGCGCTGGCCTATGTGCTGACCGGAGATGCAGAGGTTGATCGGACCTCCCGGGAAGGTTTGCAGGGCCTGTCCTTCGCCCTGCGCCAACGCACTTCGGTCGAACCGGGCGAACCCATCGGCGTTGATCTGGATACGGACGATCTGTCGATGCTGACGTTCCTTTATTGGCCGGTCACGGACAGCCAGCCGGCCCCCTCGCCCTTGGCCTATCTGCGGCTGAACCATTTTCTCCGCTCGGGCGGGATGGTGCTGTTTGACACCAATGACGGCGATGTTGCCGGACTGGGCGGCCCGGACATGTCACAGGACCTGCGGCGTCTGGCCGCGCCGCTGGAGGTGCCGCCGCTGGCCCCGATCCCCGAAGATCATGTGCTGACACGGACCTTCTATCTGCTGGACGATTTCCCCGGTCGCTGGAGCGGCAATCCCGTCTGGGTCGAAGCACCGCCAGCCGCCGGGCAAGGTGATGTGACTTCTGGCTTCAGGCAACTTAATGATGGCGTCTCGCCGGTCGTGATCGGCGCCAATGGCTGGGCGCAGGCCTGGGCGATTGACGAAGGTGGCTATCCCCGCTTTCCCATCCGTGGTGGCTGGGAGGGTGAAAGACAGCGCGAGATGGCCTTTCGCTTCGGCATCAATCTGATCATGTATGTGCTGACCGGAAATTACAAATCTGATCAGGTGCATGTCCCGGAATTGCTGAACCGCCTGCGCATCGAAGAGGGAGGGCGACCATGA
- the fabZ gene encoding 3-hydroxyacyl-ACP dehydratase FabZ has translation MADETRKPAPYTEADLSLIKRLIPHRYPFLLIDKVRDIVPNEGAVGIKNVTCNEPHFQGHFPARPIMPGVTIVEAMAQTSAVVVGISMDLIDKQMLTYFMGIDNCKFRRMVVPGDVLELHCKVMRGGGKIWKFHGEAKVDGQLAASADFTAMMDLSPNV, from the coding sequence ATGGCCGACGAAACGCGCAAACCCGCCCCCTATACCGAGGCTGATCTGTCGTTGATCAAACGCCTCATCCCACATCGCTATCCTTTCCTGCTGATCGACAAGGTGCGCGATATCGTCCCCAACGAGGGGGCCGTGGGCATCAAGAACGTGACCTGCAACGAGCCTCACTTCCAGGGGCATTTCCCGGCCCGTCCGATCATGCCGGGGGTGACCATTGTCGAGGCCATGGCCCAGACATCCGCCGTCGTCGTCGGGATCAGCATGGATCTGATCGACAAGCAGATGCTGACCTATTTCATGGGTATCGACAACTGCAAGTTCCGCCGCATGGTCGTTCCGGGCGATGTTCTGGAACTGCATTGCAAGGTCATGCGCGGCGGCGGGAAAATCTGGAAATTCCATGGCGAGGCCAAGGTGGACGGTCAGCTTGCCGCCTCGGCCGATTTCACGGCCATGATGGATCTGTCGCCCAATGTCTGA
- the lpxA gene encoding acyl-ACP--UDP-N-acetylglucosamine O-acyltransferase — protein MSETEIHPSAVIAPGAELGAGVKIGPFCVVGPQVRLNDGAVLKSHVVVSGDTTIGAETEIFPFASIGEVPQDLKFRGEDVRLEIGARNRIREYVTMNPGTEGGGGVTVIGDDGLFMAGAHVAHDCKLGNRVILVNNASVAGHCVLEDDVIVGGLSGVHQWVRIGRGAMIGAVTMVTADVIPYGLVQGPRGHLDGLNLVGLKRRGASRADIIALRNLLADLGQGSFRETARSRSENEVTAMERDILEFILGPSDRSFLAPRPA, from the coding sequence ATGTCTGAGACCGAAATTCACCCCTCGGCCGTGATCGCGCCAGGGGCGGAGCTTGGTGCCGGGGTCAAGATCGGTCCCTTTTGCGTGGTCGGGCCGCAGGTCCGGCTGAATGACGGGGCGGTTCTGAAATCGCATGTGGTCGTCAGCGGTGACACGACGATCGGGGCGGAAACCGAGATTTTCCCCTTTGCCTCGATCGGGGAGGTGCCGCAGGATCTGAAATTTCGCGGCGAGGATGTCCGTCTGGAAATCGGCGCGCGCAACCGTATCCGTGAATATGTGACGATGAACCCCGGCACCGAAGGTGGCGGCGGGGTGACTGTCATTGGCGATGACGGGTTGTTCATGGCCGGGGCGCATGTCGCCCATGACTGCAAGCTTGGGAACCGGGTCATTCTGGTCAACAACGCTTCGGTGGCCGGTCATTGCGTGCTGGAAGATGACGTGATCGTGGGCGGGCTGTCCGGGGTGCATCAATGGGTGCGGATCGGACGCGGGGCCATGATTGGCGCGGTGACCATGGTGACTGCGGATGTCATCCCCTATGGGCTTGTTCAGGGGCCGCGCGGCCATCTGGACGGGTTGAACCTTGTGGGCCTGAAACGTCGCGGGGCGTCCAGGGCGGATATCATCGCGCTGCGCAACCTGCTGGCCGATCTGGGGCAGGGGTCATTTCGGGAAACCGCGCGCAGCCGATCCGAAAATGAGGTAACCGCAATGGAGCGCGACATTCTCGAGTTCATTCTGGGGCCGTCTGATCGCTCTTTCCTGGCACCGAGGCCGGCATGA
- a CDS encoding LpxI family protein has translation MSRTAVIAGQGALAETVVAALDAPLVYALEGFEPGIPAQPFRLERLVPFLDSLVEARVENVVFAGAIRRPRLDPEAFDARTAQLVPRILTAMQSGDDAALREVLDIFEEHDLSVRGVDELLPDLVPAAGILTGAPSEADRRDAEQAARILRGTGEFDIGQGVVVAQGLCLAIETLPGTAAMLEFAGRHRDLKPDPAGSKGVFYKAPKPTQDRRIDLPTIGPETVSQAVAAGLAGIAWQAGGVIVLERDKTVARASNAGLFLWARD, from the coding sequence ATGAGCAGAACCGCCGTGATTGCAGGGCAGGGTGCCCTTGCCGAAACCGTCGTCGCCGCGCTGGATGCACCTCTGGTCTATGCGCTGGAAGGCTTCGAACCCGGAATTCCGGCCCAGCCCTTCCGGCTGGAGCGGCTGGTGCCCTTTCTCGATTCTCTGGTCGAGGCCCGGGTCGAGAATGTCGTCTTTGCCGGTGCCATCCGCCGTCCCCGACTGGATCCCGAGGCCTTTGATGCCAGAACGGCGCAACTGGTTCCCCGTATCCTGACCGCCATGCAATCGGGCGATGACGCCGCGCTGCGTGAGGTTCTGGATATCTTCGAGGAACATGATCTTTCCGTGCGCGGTGTGGACGAACTCTTGCCCGATCTGGTCCCCGCAGCCGGTATTCTGACCGGCGCGCCAAGCGAAGCGGACCGGCGCGATGCCGAACAGGCTGCCCGCATCCTGCGGGGCACAGGAGAATTCGACATCGGTCAGGGGGTCGTCGTTGCGCAGGGGCTGTGCCTTGCCATCGAAACCTTGCCCGGCACCGCCGCCATGCTGGAATTTGCGGGCCGCCATCGTGATCTGAAACCCGATCCCGCCGGATCCAAAGGCGTCTTCTACAAGGCCCCCAAGCCGACGCAGGACCGTCGTATCGACCTGCCAACCATCGGACCCGAGACTGTCTCTCAGGCAGTGGCGGCAGGATTGGCAGGGATCGCATGGCAGGCGGGCGGCGTTATTGTCCTTGAGCGTGACAAGACGGTTGCACGTGCCAGCAATGCCGGGTTGTTCCTGTGGGCCCGCGACTGA